In one Streptomyces venezuelae genomic region, the following are encoded:
- a CDS encoding protein jag, protein MTEGTTTSAAAEAGDTLTRLEQEGEIAADYLEGLLDIADLDGDIDMDVEADRAAVSIISDSSSRDLQKLVGRDGEVLEALQELTRLAVHRETGDRSRLMLDIAGYRAKKREELSELGAKAAAEVKSSGEPAKLKPMTPFERKVVHDAVKAAGLRSESEGEEPQRFVVVLPA, encoded by the coding sequence GTGACGGAAGGCACCACCACCTCCGCCGCAGCTGAGGCCGGCGACACCCTCACCCGCCTTGAGCAGGAGGGGGAAATCGCGGCGGACTACCTCGAGGGTCTGCTGGACATCGCGGACCTCGACGGTGACATCGACATGGACGTCGAGGCCGACCGGGCCGCTGTCTCGATCATCAGCGACAGCAGCAGCCGCGACCTGCAGAAGCTGGTCGGCCGTGACGGTGAGGTTCTGGAGGCGCTCCAGGAGCTCACGCGCCTGGCCGTGCACCGCGAGACCGGTGACCGCAGCCGCCTGATGCTGGACATCGCGGGCTACCGCGCCAAGAAGCGCGAGGAGCTCTCGGAGCTGGGCGCCAAGGCCGCGGCCGAGGTGAAGAGCAGCGGTGAACCCGCCAAGCTCAAGCCGATGACGCCGTTCGAGCGCAAGGTCGTGCACGACGCGGTCAAGGCCGCCGGCCTGCGCAGCGAGTCCGAGGGCGAGGAGCCGCAGCGCTTCGTCGTCGTGCTCCCTGCCTGA
- the rnpA gene encoding ribonuclease P protein component, with translation MLPTEHRLRRREDFATAVRRGRRAGRPLLVVHLRSGATDPHVPGESSPPTRAGFVVSKAVGGAVIRNTVKRRLRHLMRDRLALVPPGSLVVVRALPGAGDADHAQLARDLDAALQRLLGGGAR, from the coding sequence GTGCTGCCTACCGAGCATCGGCTGAGGCGGCGCGAAGACTTCGCGACCGCGGTACGCCGAGGACGCCGGGCCGGACGCCCGCTTCTCGTCGTCCATCTACGTAGCGGCGCAACGGACCCGCACGTGCCAGGGGAGAGCTCTCCCCCGACACGTGCGGGTTTCGTCGTCAGCAAGGCCGTGGGTGGAGCCGTCATACGCAACACCGTGAAGCGCAGACTCCGTCACCTCATGCGCGACCGGCTGGCCCTGGTGCCCCCCGGTAGCCTGGTAGTAGTACGAGCGCTGCCCGGAGCGGGCGACGCCGACCATGCACAGCTGGCCCGAGACCTGGATGCCGCCCTGCAGCGGCTGCTGGGAGGGGGCGCGCGATGA
- the rsmG gene encoding 16S rRNA (guanine(527)-N(7))-methyltransferase RsmG, producing the protein MTEAAELPPAPEEARTVFGERFPDAVRYAELLADAGVQRGLIGPREVPRLWERHLLNCAVLSEVVPEGVTVCDVGSGAGLPGIPLALVRPDLKITLLEPLLRRTNFLTEVVELLGLDHVTVVRGRAEEVLGKLPPVHVVTARAVAPLDRLAAWGVPLLRPYGEMLLLKGDTAEEEVKAAGASLSKLGAVDTSVLHVGEGVVDPLSTVVRVEVGESPGGVRFAAKRAKAARTGRVRRRR; encoded by the coding sequence GTGACGGAGGCAGCGGAGCTCCCCCCGGCGCCGGAAGAGGCCCGGACGGTATTCGGTGAGCGCTTCCCGGACGCGGTCCGGTACGCGGAACTGCTGGCCGACGCGGGAGTCCAGCGAGGCTTGATCGGCCCCCGGGAAGTGCCGCGGCTGTGGGAGCGGCATCTGCTGAACTGCGCCGTGCTGTCCGAGGTCGTGCCCGAGGGGGTCACGGTCTGCGATGTCGGCTCCGGTGCAGGACTACCGGGTATCCCGCTGGCGCTGGTCCGCCCCGACCTGAAGATCACGCTCCTGGAGCCGCTGCTGCGGCGCACGAACTTCCTCACCGAGGTCGTGGAGCTCCTCGGCCTCGACCATGTGACGGTCGTGCGGGGACGCGCCGAGGAAGTCCTCGGCAAGCTGCCGCCCGTGCACGTGGTCACCGCTCGCGCCGTCGCGCCACTGGACCGCCTGGCAGCCTGGGGTGTCCCGCTGCTGCGTCCGTACGGGGAGATGCTGCTCCTCAAGGGCGACACCGCCGAGGAAGAAGTGAAGGCAGCGGGCGCTTCCCTGAGCAAGCTCGGTGCGGTGGACACGTCCGTGCTGCATGTCGGTGAGGGTGTCGTGGATCCGCTCTCGACGGTCGTGCGGGTCGAGGTCGGGGAGAGCCCCGGCGGTGTGCGCTTCGCAGCGAAGCGCGCCAAGGCCGCGCGCACCGGTCGTGTGCGCCGCCGCCGCTGA
- the rpmH gene encoding 50S ribosomal protein L34 — protein sequence MSKRTFQPNNRRRAKTHGFRLRMRTRAGRAILANRRGKGRASLSA from the coding sequence GTGAGCAAGCGCACCTTCCAGCCGAACAACCGTCGTCGCGCCAAGACCCACGGCTTCCGCCTGCGGATGCGCACCCGTGCCGGCCGCGCGATTCTCGCGAACCGTCGTGGCAAGGGTCGCGCCAGCCTGTCCGCCTGA
- the yidC gene encoding membrane protein insertase YidC, which produces MDTIASLFSFITTPVSWVIVQFHSVYGKIFGPDTGWAWGLSIVSLVILIRICLIPLFVKQIKATRAMQTLQPEMKKIQERYKSDKQRQSEEMMKLYKESGTNPLSSCLPILAQSPFFFALYHVLNGIATGKTIGVIDDQLLESARKAHIVGAPLAAKFTDGADKVASLGATLTDVRVVTAVMIVLMSASQFFTQRQLMTKNVDTTVKTPFMQQQKMLMYVFPVMFAVFGINFPVGVLVYWLTTNVWTMGQQMFVIRRNPTPGSKAQAAFLERLHKQVTHHKKVRGRGNTNVIKAIVAKGRDRNEFERKFINGLTKAGLAAQADGTVVESESSVLTETEDGTPAGGPKRQQPKRQSKAKRQSGAVQGATAGDAGATRADEPSDAKPSLEKTAAGTEDDSPKTKQAGGNNKQGNQPGSGQRSRAKSGQRKGQQRPKHPSSKK; this is translated from the coding sequence GTGGACACGATTGCCAGTCTCTTCAGCTTTATCACGACACCAGTTTCGTGGGTCATCGTCCAGTTCCACTCGGTGTACGGGAAGATCTTCGGTCCCGACACGGGCTGGGCCTGGGGCCTGTCCATCGTGTCCCTGGTGATCCTGATCCGGATCTGCCTGATCCCGCTCTTCGTGAAGCAGATCAAGGCCACTCGGGCGATGCAGACGCTGCAGCCCGAGATGAAGAAGATCCAGGAGCGCTACAAGAGCGACAAGCAGCGCCAGTCCGAAGAGATGATGAAGCTGTACAAGGAGTCGGGTACCAACCCGCTCTCCTCGTGTCTTCCCATCCTGGCGCAGTCGCCGTTCTTCTTCGCCCTGTACCACGTGCTCAACGGCATCGCGACGGGCAAGACGATCGGTGTCATCGACGACCAGCTCCTGGAGAGCGCGCGTAAGGCGCACATCGTCGGTGCACCGCTGGCCGCGAAGTTCACCGACGGCGCCGACAAGGTCGCCTCCCTCGGCGCCACCCTGACGGACGTCCGTGTCGTCACCGCGGTCATGATCGTCCTGATGTCGGCCTCGCAGTTCTTCACGCAGCGCCAGCTGATGACGAAGAACGTGGACACCACGGTCAAGACGCCGTTCATGCAGCAGCAGAAGATGCTGATGTATGTCTTCCCGGTCATGTTCGCCGTCTTCGGCATCAACTTCCCCGTCGGTGTCCTCGTCTACTGGCTGACCACCAACGTGTGGACCATGGGCCAGCAGATGTTCGTGATCCGCCGCAACCCCACCCCGGGCTCCAAGGCTCAGGCCGCGTTCCTGGAGCGCCTGCACAAGCAGGTCACCCACCACAAGAAGGTGCGCGGGCGTGGCAACACGAACGTCATCAAGGCGATCGTCGCCAAGGGCCGGGACCGCAACGAGTTCGAGCGCAAGTTCATCAACGGTCTGACGAAGGCGGGCCTCGCGGCCCAGGCCGACGGCACCGTGGTGGAGAGCGAGTCCTCCGTACTCACCGAGACCGAGGACGGCACCCCCGCGGGCGGTCCGAAGCGCCAGCAGCCCAAGCGCCAGAGCAAGGCCAAGCGCCAGTCCGGCGCCGTCCAGGGCGCGACCGCCGGTGACGCCGGTGCCACCAGGGCGGACGAGCCCTCCGACGCGAAGCCCTCGCTGGAGAAGACCGCGGCCGGAACCGAGGACGACTCCCCCAAGACCAAGCAGGCCGGTGGCAACAACAAGCAGGGCAACCAGCCCGGCTCCGGTCAGCGCAGCCGAGCAAAGTCGGGACAGCGCAAGGGCCAGCAGCGGCCCAAGCACCCGTCCTCCAAGAAGTAG
- the dnaA gene encoding chromosomal replication initiator protein DnaA: MADVPADLAAVWPRVLEHLLGEGRGQGVEAKDERWLRSCQPLALVADTALLAVPNEFAKGVLEGRLAPVVSETLSRECGRPIRIAITVDDSVGEPGPPAPPVQHQQAPQQPSHQQHRYEEPELPPSGQGRDTYESYGRRSSDEHQGGSRPDQMPTARPAYPDYQRPAPGAWPQHQDDYGWQQQRLGFPERDPYATPVQQPQHDYRSQPPQERSPYEQQRSEPQDRRERHDMSDQHGGPRGGGHGGHGVHRGGPVGPTSSSGAPGPLAAQPAPATGPGEPTARLNPKYLFDTFVIGASNRFAHAAAVAVAEAPAKAYNPLFIYGESGLGKTHLLHAIGHYARSLYPGTRVRYVSSEEFTNEFINSIRDGKGDSFRKRYREMDILLVDDIQFLADKESTQEEFFHTFNTLHNANKQIVLSSDRPPKQLVTLEDRLRNRFEWGLITDVQPPELETRIAILRKKAVQEQLNAPPEVLEFIASRISRNIRELEGALIRVTAFASLNRQPVDLGLTEIVLKDLIPGGEDAAPEITAPAIMAATADYFGLTVDDLCGSSRSRVLVTARQIAMYLCRELTDLSLPKIGAQFGGRDHTTVMHADRKIRALMAERRSIYNQVTELTNRIKNG, from the coding sequence GTGGCTGACGTACCTGCCGATCTTGCCGCAGTGTGGCCACGAGTTCTGGAACATCTGCTGGGTGAGGGCCGCGGACAGGGCGTGGAGGCGAAGGACGAGCGGTGGCTCCGGAGCTGCCAGCCCTTGGCGCTCGTCGCGGACACCGCCCTGCTCGCCGTCCCGAACGAATTCGCCAAGGGCGTACTGGAAGGCCGTCTCGCGCCGGTGGTCAGCGAGACCCTGAGCCGGGAGTGCGGGCGCCCGATCCGGATCGCCATCACGGTCGACGACTCCGTGGGCGAGCCGGGCCCTCCGGCCCCTCCCGTCCAGCATCAGCAGGCCCCGCAGCAGCCGTCCCACCAGCAGCACCGCTACGAAGAGCCTGAGCTGCCCCCTTCGGGGCAGGGACGCGACACGTACGAGAGCTACGGACGGCGCTCCTCGGACGAGCACCAGGGCGGCTCCCGGCCCGACCAGATGCCGACCGCGCGCCCCGCCTACCCGGACTACCAGCGCCCGGCCCCCGGCGCCTGGCCGCAGCACCAGGACGACTACGGCTGGCAGCAGCAGCGGCTCGGCTTCCCCGAGCGCGACCCGTACGCGACGCCGGTGCAGCAGCCGCAGCACGACTACCGCTCGCAGCCGCCACAGGAGCGCTCGCCGTACGAGCAGCAGCGCTCCGAGCCGCAGGACCGGCGTGAGCGTCATGACATGTCCGATCAGCACGGCGGCCCCCGGGGCGGCGGGCACGGCGGCCACGGCGTGCACAGGGGCGGGCCGGTCGGCCCCACCTCGTCGAGCGGCGCCCCCGGCCCGCTGGCCGCGCAGCCGGCGCCCGCGACGGGCCCGGGCGAGCCCACCGCGCGCCTGAACCCGAAGTACCTCTTCGACACCTTCGTCATCGGGGCGTCGAACCGTTTCGCCCACGCGGCCGCGGTCGCGGTCGCCGAGGCGCCGGCGAAGGCGTACAACCCCCTCTTCATCTACGGGGAGTCGGGGCTCGGCAAGACGCACCTCCTGCACGCGATCGGGCACTACGCCCGCAGCCTCTATCCCGGCACGCGCGTGCGGTACGTGAGCTCGGAGGAGTTCACCAACGAGTTCATCAACTCCATCCGCGACGGCAAGGGCGACAGCTTCCGCAAGCGCTACCGCGAGATGGACATTCTGCTCGTCGACGACATCCAGTTCCTCGCGGACAAGGAGTCGACGCAGGAGGAGTTCTTCCACACCTTCAATACGCTCCACAACGCGAACAAGCAGATCGTCCTCTCCAGTGACCGGCCGCCCAAGCAGCTGGTCACGCTGGAGGACCGGCTGCGCAACCGCTTCGAGTGGGGACTGATCACCGACGTCCAGCCGCCGGAGCTGGAGACGCGTATCGCCATCCTTCGTAAGAAGGCGGTACAGGAGCAGCTGAACGCCCCGCCGGAGGTGCTCGAGTTCATCGCGTCGCGCATCTCGCGGAACATCCGTGAGCTGGAGGGCGCGCTGATCCGGGTGACCGCCTTCGCCTCGCTCAATCGGCAGCCCGTGGATCTGGGGCTCACCGAGATCGTCCTCAAGGACCTGATCCCGGGCGGGGAGGACGCGGCTCCGGAGATCACCGCGCCGGCCATCATGGCGGCCACGGCCGACTACTTCGGTCTCACGGTGGACGACCTGTGCGGATCCTCGCGCAGCCGCGTCCTGGTGACGGCCCGGCAGATCGCCATGTATCTGTGCAGGGAGCTGACCGACCTGTCCCTGCCGAAGATCGGCGCGCAGTTCGGCGGCCGCGACCACACGACCGTGATGCACGCGGACCGCAAGATCCGCGCGCTGATGGCCGAGCGGCGCTCCATCTACAACCAGGTAACCGAGCTCACCAACCGCATCAAGAACGGCTGA
- a CDS encoding ParA family protein → MGGSVHCEPDVEESESLRSDANIAGPMTDPVPGPRTESAGEDVSRETPTPMDDTPIGRAAQLAVEALGRAGEGLPRPEQTRVMVVANQKGGVGKTTTTVNLAASLALHGARVLVIDLDPQGNASTALGIDHHAEVPSIYDVLVESKPLSDVVQPVVDVEGLFCAPATIDLAGAEIELVSLVARESRLQRAIQAYEQPLDYILIDCPPSLGLLTVNALVAGAEVLIPIQCEYYALEGLGQLLRNVDLVRGHLNPNLHVSTILLTMYDGRTRLASQVADEVRNHFGKEVLRTSIPRSVRISEAPSYGQTVLTYDPGSSGALSYFEAAREIALRGVGVHYDVQHAHMGAQNDQHSMTEGMQ, encoded by the coding sequence ATGGGAGGCTCTGTTCATTGCGAGCCTGATGTCGAGGAGAGTGAATCCTTGCGGTCCGACGCCAACATCGCGGGACCGATGACCGATCCGGTCCCCGGTCCCCGTACCGAGTCGGCGGGGGAGGATGTTTCACGTGAAACACCGACCCCGATGGACGACACACCCATCGGTCGAGCTGCCCAACTGGCGGTGGAGGCCCTCGGCCGCGCCGGCGAAGGTCTGCCGCGCCCCGAGCAGACCCGCGTCATGGTGGTCGCCAACCAGAAGGGTGGAGTGGGCAAGACGACGACGACCGTCAATCTCGCCGCTTCGCTCGCTCTGCACGGCGCACGCGTCCTGGTGATCGACCTCGACCCTCAGGGCAACGCCTCCACGGCCCTCGGTATCGACCACCACGCCGAAGTTCCGTCGATCTACGACGTGCTGGTCGAGAGCAAGCCGCTCTCCGACGTGGTCCAGCCGGTCGTCGACGTCGAGGGGCTCTTCTGCGCTCCGGCCACCATCGATCTCGCCGGTGCGGAGATCGAGCTCGTGTCACTCGTGGCGCGGGAGAGCCGACTGCAGCGGGCCATCCAGGCGTACGAGCAGCCGTTGGACTACATCCTCATCGACTGCCCGCCGTCGCTGGGCCTCCTGACGGTCAACGCGTTGGTGGCCGGCGCGGAGGTGCTGATCCCCATCCAGTGCGAGTACTACGCACTGGAAGGACTCGGACAGCTCCTGCGCAACGTCGATCTGGTGCGGGGACACCTCAACCCGAACCTGCACGTGTCGACGATCCTGCTCACCATGTACGACGGCAGGACCCGGCTCGCCTCACAGGTCGCGGACGAGGTGCGCAACCACTTCGGCAAGGAGGTTCTGCGGACGAGCATTCCGAGGTCGGTCCGTATCTCCGAAGCGCCGAGCTACGGACAGACGGTCCTCACCTACGACCCGGGGTCGAGCGGCGCCCTCTCCTATTTCGAAGCGGCACGTGAGATCGCGCTGCGCGGGGTCGGGGTGCACTACGACGTCCAGCACGCCCACATGGGCGCACAGAACGACCAGCACAGCATGACGGAGGGGATGCAGTGA
- the yidD gene encoding membrane protein insertion efficiency factor YidD produces the protein MKYPLLALIKLYQWTISPLLGPVCKYYPSCSRYGYLAIDRHGAIKGTALTAWRILRCNPWSLGGVDHVPPRKRPRWHEMLRASWRERKGGTSAASEPNGDLPPGTAAETETPSHAQGA, from the coding sequence ATGAAGTACCCGCTGCTGGCTCTGATCAAGCTGTACCAGTGGACGATCAGTCCGCTCCTGGGCCCGGTGTGCAAGTACTACCCGTCGTGTTCCCGCTACGGCTACCTGGCCATCGACCGGCACGGTGCGATCAAGGGAACGGCGCTCACGGCCTGGCGCATCCTGCGGTGCAATCCGTGGTCGCTCGGTGGTGTCGACCATGTTCCGCCGCGCAAGCGTCCGCGGTGGCACGAGATGCTGCGCGCTTCCTGGCGCGAACGCAAGGGCGGGACCTCCGCCGCAAGCGAGCCGAACGGGGACCTTCCCCCGGGCACGGCCGCTGAGACCGAGACCCCGTCCCATGCTCAAGGAGCCTGA